In the genome of Rhodoplanes sp. Z2-YC6860, one region contains:
- a CDS encoding MarR family winged helix-turn-helix transcriptional regulator codes for MMKLSKNREILFLISDVGRLLRTYADQKARQFGMTRAQWAVLLKLERHEGANQSDLAEFLEIQPITLTRLVDRLCDNGLIERRPDPADRRAKLLYLTPAARPLIEKISAEVEVLADEILAGTDPRAIDSVMSQLGIARENLKQAIAGKTSQEANKDVKKYG; via the coding sequence ATGATGAAACTTAGCAAAAACCGAGAAATCCTCTTTCTGATCAGCGACGTAGGCCGCTTATTGCGCACCTATGCCGATCAGAAAGCCCGCCAATTCGGCATGACTCGGGCCCAATGGGCCGTCCTGCTCAAGCTCGAGCGGCACGAAGGCGCCAATCAGTCCGACCTCGCCGAGTTCCTGGAGATCCAGCCGATCACGCTGACCCGCCTGGTCGACCGGCTCTGCGACAACGGCCTGATCGAGCGCAGGCCCGACCCGGCCGACCGCCGCGCCAAGCTCCTTTACCTGACGCCGGCGGCGCGGCCGCTGATCGAAAAGATTTCCGCCGAGGTCGAAGTGCTGGCCGACGAAATCCTGGCCGGCACCGATCCGCGGGCGATCGACTCCGTGATGTCGCAACTCGGCATCGCCCGTGAAAATTTGAAGCAGGCAATCGCGGGAAAGACCTCGCAAGAAGCGAACAAAGACGTGAAGAAATATGGCTGA
- a CDS encoding patatin-like phospholipase family protein yields MELLNRALRRPSASKNPSKKSSKPANGKKKINLALQGGGAHGAFTWGVLDELLSDDRIEIEGLSGTSAGAVNAVMVADGLARGGREEARKRLADFWRAASRDGDMSKLNRAISERLFSLIPIAVTPFQPWFDAMSRMLSPYDLNPLNINPLKDLIVRFVDFDAVKNSGIPLFIAATNVHTGRLRVFPRDKVNAEVVMASAALPYVFRAVEIEGVPYWDGGYTSNPPIYPFFRTTETEDVLVVQINPVVRASEPHSAQEIMNRVNEITFNASLIAEYRAIEFVRRLIDEGALKRGMGPGEYRRINVHRVDLGFIGRKLSAQSRLNTDFDFFEMLHRAGTRAGRRFLDQHFDDIGVRSTIDLREQMRAEHDEEMPAGIDRLTK; encoded by the coding sequence ATGGAATTGCTCAACCGGGCACTCCGCCGCCCCAGCGCGTCCAAGAATCCGTCCAAGAAATCTTCGAAGCCTGCGAACGGCAAGAAGAAGATCAATCTTGCGCTGCAAGGCGGAGGCGCCCACGGCGCCTTCACGTGGGGAGTGCTCGATGAGCTGTTGAGCGACGACCGCATCGAGATCGAGGGCCTGTCCGGCACCTCGGCCGGTGCGGTCAACGCCGTGATGGTCGCCGACGGACTTGCCCGCGGCGGCCGCGAGGAAGCCAGAAAACGCCTCGCCGACTTCTGGCGCGCGGCAAGCCGCGACGGCGACATGTCGAAGCTCAACCGCGCCATCTCGGAGCGGCTGTTCTCGCTGATCCCGATTGCCGTGACGCCGTTCCAGCCATGGTTCGACGCCATGTCGCGGATGCTGTCGCCCTACGACCTCAATCCGCTCAACATCAATCCGCTGAAGGACCTGATCGTCCGCTTTGTCGATTTCGACGCCGTGAAAAATAGCGGCATTCCCTTGTTCATCGCGGCGACCAATGTCCACACCGGCCGCCTGCGGGTGTTCCCGCGCGACAAGGTCAACGCCGAAGTCGTGATGGCGTCTGCCGCGCTGCCCTACGTGTTCCGCGCCGTCGAGATCGAAGGCGTGCCCTACTGGGATGGCGGCTACACGTCGAATCCGCCGATCTATCCGTTCTTCCGGACCACCGAGACCGAGGACGTGCTGGTGGTGCAGATCAATCCGGTGGTGCGTGCGAGCGAGCCGCATTCGGCGCAGGAGATCATGAACCGCGTCAACGAGATCACGTTCAACGCCTCGCTGATCGCGGAGTATCGCGCCATCGAATTCGTGCGGCGGCTGATCGACGAGGGCGCGCTGAAGCGCGGCATGGGACCGGGCGAATACCGCCGCATCAATGTGCACCGGGTCGATCTCGGATTTATCGGACGCAAGCTGTCGGCGCAAAGCCGGCTCAACACCGATTTCGATTTCTTCGAGATGCTGCATCGCGCCGGCACCCGCGCCGGCCGACGGTTCCTCGATCAGCATTTCGACGATATCGGCGTGCGCAGCACCATCGACCTGCGCGAGCAGATGCGCGCCGAGCATGACGAGGAGATGCCGGCCGGCATCGATCGGCTGACGAAGTAA
- a CDS encoding N-acyl homoserine lactonase family protein — MSDDIWEVFAVRYAEHQRKAADNYIGGDPHDVLQPLDYFVWVIRNDKRTFIVDTGFDQPVGSKRGRTIVTPVGEALKRFGVEPDKVEDIIISHMHYDHCGNVDLFPRARYHVQDKEMNYCTGRCMCHKQLRSSYEEDYVVSMVRKLFSGRITFHEGTSELAPGITLHHIGGHAMGLQSIRVKTKRGWVMLAADAVHLYPHLDEGRIFPTTYHLGEVLEGYNTLKRLASSRNHIVPGHDPAVMKLYPAASSALAGLVVRLDVDPKV, encoded by the coding sequence ATGAGCGACGATATCTGGGAGGTTTTCGCCGTCCGCTACGCCGAGCATCAGCGCAAGGCCGCGGACAACTACATCGGCGGCGATCCGCACGACGTGCTGCAGCCGCTCGACTATTTCGTCTGGGTGATCCGCAACGACAAGCGCACCTTCATCGTCGACACCGGCTTCGACCAGCCGGTCGGCAGCAAGCGCGGTCGCACCATCGTCACGCCGGTCGGCGAGGCGCTGAAGCGTTTCGGCGTCGAGCCCGACAAGGTCGAAGACATCATCATCAGCCACATGCACTACGATCACTGCGGCAATGTCGATCTGTTCCCGCGCGCCCGCTATCACGTGCAGGACAAGGAGATGAACTACTGCACCGGCCGCTGCATGTGCCACAAGCAGCTCCGCTCTTCCTATGAAGAGGACTACGTGGTGTCGATGGTGCGGAAGCTGTTCTCCGGCCGCATCACGTTTCATGAGGGCACGAGCGAGCTTGCGCCGGGCATCACGCTGCATCACATTGGCGGCCACGCCATGGGCCTGCAAAGCATCCGCGTGAAAACGAAACGCGGTTGGGTCATGCTCGCGGCCGATGCGGTACATCTCTATCCGCATCTCGACGAGGGACGGATCTTTCCGACCACCTACCATCTCGGCGAGGTGCTGGAGGGCTACAACACGCTGAAGCGGCTCGCTTCGTCGCGCAATCACATCGTGCCGGGGCACGATCCAGCGGTGATGAAGCTTTATCCGGCGGCGTCATCGGCGCTGGCGGGTTTGGTTGTTCGCTTGGACGTTGATCCGAAGGTGTAG
- a CDS encoding MaoC/PaaZ C-terminal domain-containing protein, whose translation MTINYDKLLALKIPDAEQTYTDKDTILYALGVGLGHDPLDLKQLDFVYEKNLKALPTFAAMVGYPGFWVRELDTGIDWVRIVNGEQSVTLHQPLKPTGTVIGKTRVLEVIDKGQGKGAVVYAERKVIDKATGAVIATVGQTTFCRADGGFGGPPRESPPVHPIPERKPDLVCDLGTRPEQAIIYRLTGDRNPLHIDPDMAKTAGFPKPIMHGLGTFGVVGHAFLKSVCDYDPTRVVSFGGRFSAPVFPGETIRTEMWCDGNVVSFRASVPERNVVVMNNGRAEVRG comes from the coding sequence ATGACCATCAACTACGACAAGCTGCTCGCGCTGAAGATTCCCGACGCTGAGCAAACCTATACCGACAAGGACACGATCCTCTACGCGCTCGGCGTCGGCCTCGGCCACGATCCGCTCGATCTGAAGCAGCTCGACTTCGTCTACGAAAAGAACCTGAAGGCGCTGCCGACCTTCGCCGCCATGGTCGGGTATCCCGGTTTCTGGGTGCGCGAACTCGACACCGGCATCGACTGGGTGCGGATCGTCAATGGCGAGCAGAGCGTGACGCTGCATCAGCCGCTCAAGCCCACCGGCACGGTGATCGGGAAGACCCGCGTCCTTGAAGTGATCGACAAGGGGCAGGGCAAGGGCGCGGTGGTCTATGCCGAGCGCAAGGTTATCGACAAGGCGACCGGTGCGGTGATCGCGACCGTGGGGCAGACCACGTTCTGCCGCGCCGATGGCGGCTTCGGCGGCCCGCCGCGCGAGAGCCCGCCGGTGCATCCGATCCCGGAGCGCAAGCCCGATCTCGTCTGCGATCTCGGCACCCGGCCCGAGCAGGCCATCATTTATCGGCTGACCGGCGACCGGAATCCGTTGCACATCGACCCGGACATGGCGAAGACCGCGGGCTTTCCGAAGCCGATCATGCACGGGCTCGGCACCTTCGGCGTGGTAGGTCACGCGTTCCTGAAGAGCGTGTGCGACTACGATCCCACGCGCGTCGTCTCGTTCGGCGGGCGTTTCTCGGCGCCGGTGTTCCCGGGCGAGACCATCCGCACCGAGATGTGGTGCGACGGCAACGTCGTGAGCTTCCGCGCGTCGGTGCCCGAGAGGAACGTCGTCGTCATGAACAACGGCCGCGCCGAGGTGCGGGGATGA
- a CDS encoding O-acetyl-ADP-ribose deacetylase: MASPLLSATVKSARLDIVEGDITGLALDAIVNAANTSLLGGGGVDGAIHRAAGPALLAECRTLNGCKTGQAKITRGYKLPAKHVIHTAGPVWHGGGSGEDDLLASCYRTSLGLAFEHELRSVAFPAISTGVYGFPADRAALIAVKTVVSELKAGTRHVERVVFCCFGKASANHHAEAFAEFKLT; encoded by the coding sequence ATGGCATCGCCGCTTCTCTCTGCCACTGTCAAGTCCGCGCGGCTCGACATCGTCGAGGGCGACATCACCGGGCTTGCGCTCGATGCCATCGTCAACGCGGCCAACACGTCGCTGCTCGGCGGCGGCGGAGTCGATGGCGCGATCCATCGCGCCGCAGGCCCGGCATTGCTCGCCGAGTGCCGCACGCTCAACGGCTGCAAGACCGGCCAGGCGAAAATCACGCGCGGCTACAAGCTGCCAGCCAAACATGTGATCCATACGGCCGGGCCGGTGTGGCACGGCGGCGGCAGCGGCGAGGACGACCTGCTGGCGTCGTGCTACCGCACGTCGCTGGGGCTGGCTTTCGAACACGAACTACGCTCGGTCGCGTTTCCGGCGATCTCGACCGGCGTCTACGGTTTTCCGGCCGATCGTGCGGCGTTGATCGCAGTGAAGACCGTTGTGTCGGAGCTCAAGGCCGGAACGCGCCATGTCGAGCGCGTGGTGTTCTGCTGCTTCGGCAAGGCCTCGGCCAACCATCACGCCGAGGCGTTTGCCGAATTCAAGCTGACATGA
- a CDS encoding acyl-CoA dehydrogenase family protein — MTAAPDDSELASIREAVRALCGGFPGEYWRKVDRERAYPTAFVEALTKAGFLAALIPEEYGGSGLAMPAAAAIMEEIHASGCNGAACHAQMYTMGTVLRHGSAAQKQKYLPGIASGTLRLQAFGVTEPTSGTDTLSLRTTAVKDGNSGYVVNGQKIWTSRAEHSDLMLLLARTTPREQAKSRTDGLSVFLVDMRALRGKGLSIRPIRTMMNHATTEVFFDNMKIPADSLVGEEGKGFRYILAGMNAERILIASECIGDAKWFIEKASAYAKERVLFNRPIGQNQGVQFPIARAYMQMCAAELMVHEAARLYAAGENCGEQANMAKQLAAEASWAAADMCLQTHGGFGFAEEFDIERKFRETRLYTVAPISTNLVLSYIAEHVLGLPRSY, encoded by the coding sequence ATGACGGCCGCGCCGGACGACTCAGAGCTTGCATCGATCCGCGAGGCGGTGCGCGCGCTGTGCGGCGGATTTCCCGGCGAATACTGGCGCAAGGTCGATCGCGAGCGTGCCTATCCGACCGCGTTCGTCGAAGCGCTGACCAAGGCAGGCTTCCTCGCGGCGCTGATTCCGGAAGAGTATGGCGGCAGCGGCCTCGCGATGCCGGCCGCGGCCGCGATCATGGAGGAGATTCACGCTTCGGGCTGCAACGGCGCGGCTTGTCATGCGCAGATGTACACCATGGGCACCGTGCTCCGTCACGGCAGCGCTGCGCAGAAGCAGAAATATCTGCCGGGCATTGCGTCGGGCACGTTGCGCCTGCAGGCCTTCGGCGTCACCGAGCCGACGTCCGGCACTGACACGCTGTCGCTCCGCACGACGGCGGTGAAGGACGGCAACAGCGGCTATGTGGTGAACGGTCAGAAGATCTGGACCTCGCGCGCCGAGCATTCAGACCTGATGCTTCTCCTCGCCCGCACCACGCCGCGTGAGCAGGCCAAGTCTCGCACCGACGGGCTGTCGGTGTTCCTGGTCGATATGCGGGCCCTGCGAGGCAAGGGCCTCAGCATCCGGCCGATCCGCACCATGATGAATCACGCGACCACCGAGGTGTTCTTCGACAACATGAAGATCCCGGCGGACAGCCTGGTCGGCGAGGAGGGCAAGGGCTTCCGCTACATCCTGGCCGGCATGAACGCCGAGCGGATTCTGATCGCGTCGGAATGCATCGGCGACGCCAAGTGGTTCATCGAGAAAGCCTCGGCTTACGCGAAGGAACGCGTGCTGTTCAACCGGCCGATCGGCCAGAATCAGGGCGTGCAGTTTCCGATCGCGCGGGCCTACATGCAGATGTGCGCCGCCGAGTTGATGGTGCACGAGGCGGCGCGGCTTTACGCGGCGGGCGAAAATTGCGGCGAGCAGGCCAACATGGCGAAGCAATTGGCCGCCGAGGCCTCCTGGGCCGCCGCCGACATGTGCCTGCAGACCCACGGCGGCTTCGGCTTCGCAGAGGAGTTCGACATCGAGCGCAAGTTCCGCGAGACGCGGCTTTATACGGTCGCGCCGATCTCGACCAACTTGGTGCTGTCGTATATCGCCGAACACGTGCTCGGTTTGCCAAGGTCGTATTGA
- a CDS encoding GIY-YIG nuclease family protein produces the protein MQQFYVYILASRPGGAIYVGVTNDLVRRTYEHKNGLVAGFTKRYKIDRLVHFEAYDTAYQAIQREKNIKHWPRSWKTRLIAEKNDRWRDLYDEIV, from the coding sequence GTGCAACAGTTCTACGTGTACATTCTTGCAAGCAGACCGGGTGGCGCGATCTACGTTGGCGTGACCAACGACTTGGTTCGTCGCACGTACGAGCACAAAAATGGATTGGTCGCGGGTTTTACCAAACGATACAAAATCGATCGCTTGGTGCATTTCGAAGCTTACGACACTGCCTATCAGGCCATTCAACGTGAGAAGAACATCAAGCATTGGCCGCGGTCTTGGAAGACCCGACTCATCGCTGAAAAGAACGACAGGTGGCGCGATCTCTATGACGAAATTGTCTAG
- a CDS encoding DHA2 family efflux MFS transporter permease subunit, which translates to MIRVATNMSPTARRTMLTVCAMTATIMQALDTTVANVALPYMQGSLSASLDQINWVLTSYIVASAIMTAPIGWMSDRFGRKRLFVICSGGFTVASLLCAMSQDIGAMVTARLLQGAFGAALVPLSQSVMLDSYPPEQRGQAMAIWGMGVMLGPIMGPTLGGFLTDQYSWHWVFLINLPVGIVTVLGLMVFMDETKKQDHLRFDWFGFVALAIGIGALQLVLDRGEQVGWYDATEIVVETIISAAGFYFFFAHSLTTEEPFVRFEMFKDRNFAAACLFMSVIGVVLFGVMALITPFMQNLLGYPIMTAGFLLGARGVGTLISMMMVGRLMKFVEPRTLVGIGLAISAVTLYEMINFTTDTSARTIVILGVIQGAGLGLVFVPLSTVAFTSLPGHLRTSGTAMLTLVRNIGSSVGISMVIANLTSTTTVMHARLTEHVTPFNDALQQAGSMLDMATDQGRALLDTIVTQQATIISYDNTFKLLMMLTLVSLPLVLAIGKARPKPAGAPEEVHAMD; encoded by the coding sequence ATGATCCGCGTTGCCACCAACATGTCGCCTACGGCGCGACGCACGATGCTGACGGTCTGCGCCATGACCGCCACCATCATGCAGGCGCTCGACACGACGGTGGCAAACGTCGCGCTGCCCTATATGCAGGGCAGCCTCTCGGCCTCGCTCGACCAGATCAACTGGGTGCTGACGTCCTACATCGTCGCCTCGGCCATCATGACGGCGCCAATCGGCTGGATGTCGGACCGGTTCGGGCGCAAACGCCTGTTCGTGATCTGCTCAGGAGGCTTCACGGTCGCGTCGCTCCTCTGCGCCATGTCGCAGGACATCGGCGCGATGGTGACGGCGCGGCTGCTGCAGGGCGCCTTCGGCGCCGCGCTGGTGCCGCTGTCGCAGTCCGTCATGCTCGACTCCTATCCGCCCGAACAGCGCGGCCAGGCCATGGCGATCTGGGGCATGGGCGTGATGCTCGGCCCGATCATGGGCCCGACGCTGGGCGGCTTCCTGACCGATCAATACTCCTGGCACTGGGTGTTCCTGATCAACCTGCCGGTCGGCATCGTGACGGTGCTGGGCCTCATGGTGTTCATGGACGAGACCAAGAAGCAGGACCACCTGCGCTTCGACTGGTTCGGCTTCGTCGCACTCGCGATCGGCATCGGCGCGCTGCAGCTCGTCCTCGACCGCGGCGAACAGGTCGGCTGGTATGACGCGACCGAGATCGTCGTCGAGACCATCATCTCGGCGGCGGGCTTCTACTTCTTCTTCGCGCACTCGCTGACCACCGAAGAGCCGTTCGTGCGCTTCGAGATGTTCAAGGACCGCAACTTCGCGGCCGCCTGCCTTTTCATGTCGGTGATCGGCGTCGTCTTGTTCGGCGTCATGGCGCTGATCACCCCCTTCATGCAGAACCTGCTCGGCTATCCGATCATGACGGCGGGCTTCCTGCTCGGCGCCCGCGGCGTCGGCACGCTGATCTCGATGATGATGGTCGGCCGGCTGATGAAATTCGTCGAGCCGCGCACGCTGGTCGGCATCGGCCTCGCCATCTCGGCCGTGACGCTCTACGAGATGATCAACTTCACCACCGACACCTCGGCCAGAACCATCGTGATCCTCGGCGTGATTCAGGGCGCTGGTCTCGGCCTCGTGTTCGTGCCGCTGTCGACGGTGGCCTTCACCAGCCTGCCCGGGCACCTGCGCACCAGCGGCACCGCGATGCTGACGCTCGTTCGCAACATCGGCAGCTCGGTCGGCATCTCCATGGTGATCGCGAATCTCACCAGCACCACGACGGTGATGCATGCGCGGCTGACTGAGCATGTCACGCCGTTCAACGACGCCTTGCAGCAGGCCGGCTCAATGCTCGATATGGCAACCGACCAGGGCCGCGCGCTGCTCGATACGATCGTCACCCAGCAGGCGACGATCATCTCCTACGACAACACGTTCAAGCTGTTGATGATGCTGACGCTGGTGTCGTTGCCGCTGGTGCTTGCGATCGGCAAGGCACGGCCGAAGCCCGCGGGTGCGCCGGAAGAAGTGCATGCGATGGATTGA
- a CDS encoding CaiB/BaiF CoA transferase family protein, translated as MTLPLEGILVVALEQAVAAPMCSCRLADAGARVIKIERPEGDFARGYDALAKGQSSYFVWLNRGKESIVMDLTKDDDKALLEAMLAKADVFIQNLKPGAVAKLGFAVERLRRDYPKLIVCSVSGYGETGPYAQRKAYDMLIQAEAGIASVTGGPEAPSRVGVSVCDIASGMNAYQAILEALIARGRTGEGTSISVSMFDAMADWMTVPLLQHEGGSPPKRIGLAHTSIAPYGVFKTRDGADILISIQSDREWRILAEKVLGDKALAADPNFGTNIERVKRRAETDGKVAAAFGALDVEALQDKLAAADIAFGRVNGPGELAHHPHLRRIEVGSPDGPVAYPAPAAQREGAPRRYGPVPGVGEHSDKIRAEFKR; from the coding sequence ATGACGCTTCCCCTCGAAGGTATTCTCGTCGTGGCGCTGGAGCAGGCCGTGGCCGCGCCGATGTGCTCGTGCCGGCTTGCCGATGCCGGCGCGCGTGTCATCAAGATCGAGCGGCCGGAGGGCGATTTCGCGCGCGGCTATGACGCGCTGGCCAAGGGCCAGTCGAGCTATTTCGTCTGGCTCAACCGCGGCAAGGAATCCATCGTGATGGATCTCACGAAGGATGACGACAAGGCCTTGCTCGAAGCCATGCTCGCCAAGGCCGATGTGTTCATCCAGAACCTGAAGCCCGGCGCGGTGGCGAAGCTCGGCTTCGCGGTCGAGCGGTTGCGCCGCGACTACCCGAAGCTGATCGTCTGCTCGGTGTCGGGCTATGGCGAGACCGGGCCTTACGCGCAACGCAAGGCCTACGACATGCTGATCCAGGCCGAAGCGGGCATTGCCTCCGTCACCGGCGGGCCCGAGGCGCCGTCGCGGGTCGGTGTCTCGGTCTGTGATATCGCGTCCGGGATGAACGCGTATCAGGCCATTCTCGAAGCGCTGATCGCGCGCGGCCGCACCGGCGAGGGCACGTCGATCTCGGTGTCGATGTTCGATGCCATGGCGGACTGGATGACGGTGCCGCTTCTCCAGCATGAGGGTGGCTCGCCGCCCAAGCGCATCGGCCTGGCCCACACGTCGATCGCGCCCTATGGCGTGTTCAAGACCAGGGACGGCGCCGACATCCTGATCTCGATCCAGAGCGATCGCGAGTGGCGGATCCTCGCCGAAAAGGTCCTGGGCGACAAAGCGCTCGCTGCCGATCCGAACTTCGGCACCAACATCGAACGGGTGAAGCGCCGGGCCGAAACCGACGGCAAGGTCGCAGCCGCCTTTGGCGCGCTCGATGTGGAGGCGCTGCAGGACAAGCTCGCGGCGGCCGACATCGCGTTCGGGCGGGTGAACGGCCCCGGCGAGCTCGCCCATCATCCGCACCTGCGCCGCATCGAGGTGGGATCGCCGGATGGACCGGTGGCCTATCCCGCGCCCGCCGCGCAGCGCGAGGGCGCACCGCGGCGGTATGGGCCGGTGCCGGGGGTGGGCGAGCACTCAGACAAGATCAGGGCTGAGTTCAAGCGGTAG
- a CDS encoding HlyD family secretion protein, protein MAEPTLKVVTEAPTAPDAKPDAAKAPGTRFSRKRIRTILLIVVPLIVLAIGTFIWLGSGRYISTDNAYVGAQKVLITPDISGKVLRVMVREGQHVKAGDELFEIDPQPFQLALTQAKAKLETARADHANLIANIQSLNELVDLAKQAVALKQRDVDRKTQLAKTNAGSQADLDTALAAMVTAELQSQLAVQQRNTTLNQLLGDPNLPLEKFPAYQQAQAALDQAQRDLNHTMLRAPIDGIATQVDNIQLGRFVMASTPVFSVVDDAAPWVDANPKETDITNLKIGQRAQVIVDTFPDRTFWGTVAAVAPGTGSQFSILPAQNASGNWVKVVQRVPVRIQLDRDPALQGLRAGMSVTVDIDTKSLPAAPRAAAAQDSAQEPQKQAAKQ, encoded by the coding sequence ATGGCTGAGCCCACCCTCAAAGTCGTGACCGAGGCGCCGACGGCGCCCGACGCGAAACCCGACGCCGCGAAGGCGCCGGGCACAAGATTTTCGCGCAAGCGCATCCGCACCATTCTGCTGATCGTCGTGCCGCTGATCGTGCTCGCGATCGGCACGTTCATCTGGCTCGGCTCTGGCCGCTACATTTCCACCGATAACGCCTATGTCGGCGCGCAGAAGGTGCTGATCACCCCGGACATCTCCGGCAAGGTGCTTCGCGTGATGGTGCGCGAAGGCCAGCACGTCAAGGCCGGCGATGAGCTGTTCGAGATCGATCCGCAGCCGTTTCAGCTCGCGCTGACGCAGGCGAAGGCCAAGCTCGAAACCGCCCGCGCCGACCACGCCAACCTGATCGCCAACATTCAGTCGCTCAATGAATTGGTCGACCTGGCGAAGCAGGCCGTCGCGCTGAAGCAGCGCGACGTCGACCGCAAGACGCAACTTGCGAAAACCAATGCCGGCTCGCAAGCGGACCTCGACACCGCCCTGGCCGCGATGGTCACCGCGGAGCTGCAGTCGCAGCTTGCCGTCCAGCAGCGCAACACCACGCTGAACCAGTTGCTCGGCGATCCGAACCTGCCGCTGGAGAAATTCCCGGCCTATCAGCAGGCCCAGGCCGCACTCGACCAGGCCCAGCGCGACCTCAACCACACCATGCTGCGCGCGCCGATCGACGGCATCGCGACGCAAGTCGACAACATCCAGCTTGGCCGTTTCGTGATGGCCAGCACGCCGGTGTTCTCGGTGGTCGACGACGCCGCGCCCTGGGTCGACGCCAACCCGAAGGAAACCGACATCACCAACCTGAAGATCGGCCAGCGCGCCCAGGTGATCGTCGACACGTTCCCGGACCGCACCTTCTGGGGCACCGTCGCCGCGGTCGCTCCCGGCACCGGCTCGCAGTTCTCGATCCTGCCGGCGCAGAACGCCAGCGGCAACTGGGTCAAGGTGGTGCAGCGCGTTCCGGTGCGCATCCAGCTCGACCGCGATCCTGCGCTGCAGGGGCTGCGCGCCGGCATGAGCGTCACGGTCGACATCGACACCAAGTCGCTGCCCGCGGCGCCGCGCGCCGCCGCGGCGCAAGATTCGGCGCAGGAGCCGCAGAAGCAAGCCGCGAAACAATGA
- a CDS encoding NAD(P)-dependent oxidoreductase — protein sequence MEIGFIGLGNMGGPMSRRLVEAGHKLTVFDTRKEAMDKLVALGAQAASSPADVASRVETVMTSLPSLDIGMKVVNGENGLTRGNRIARYIDLSTTGSRAAVKTAEILKARNIVQIDCPVSGGVGGAEKGTLAVMTSGPKDEVEQVRPALEVFGKVFYCGDKPGMAQSMKLANNFLSATGMAASSEAIAMGVKAGLDPSLMCDVINAGSGMNTATTQKFPRSVLPGTFDYGFGMALMVKDVRLFLAEAEDYGIPVEVAKAVGSLWETAMKENGEQSDFTELAKTVEKRAGVTMRAAKKA from the coding sequence ATGGAAATCGGATTCATCGGCCTCGGCAACATGGGCGGCCCGATGAGCCGGCGCCTCGTCGAGGCCGGCCACAAGCTCACGGTGTTCGACACCCGCAAGGAGGCGATGGACAAGCTCGTGGCGCTCGGCGCGCAGGCGGCGAGTTCGCCCGCCGACGTCGCGAGCCGGGTCGAGACCGTGATGACGAGCCTGCCGTCGCTCGACATCGGCATGAAGGTAGTCAACGGCGAGAACGGGCTCACACGCGGCAACCGCATCGCCCGCTATATCGATCTCTCCACCACAGGCTCGCGCGCCGCGGTGAAGACCGCCGAGATTTTGAAAGCGCGCAACATCGTGCAGATCGATTGCCCGGTGAGCGGCGGCGTCGGCGGCGCCGAGAAGGGCACACTCGCCGTCATGACGTCGGGGCCGAAAGACGAGGTCGAGCAGGTCCGTCCGGCGCTCGAAGTGTTCGGCAAGGTGTTCTACTGCGGCGACAAGCCCGGCATGGCGCAGAGCATGAAGCTCGCCAACAATTTCCTCTCGGCCACCGGCATGGCGGCGAGTTCGGAAGCGATCGCGATGGGCGTCAAGGCCGGCCTTGATCCGAGCCTGATGTGCGACGTCATCAATGCCGGCAGCGGCATGAACACCGCGACTACCCAGAAGTTTCCGCGCTCGGTTCTGCCCGGCACCTTCGACTACGGCTTCGGCATGGCGCTGATGGTGAAGGACGTGCGGCTGTTTCTGGCCGAGGCCGAGGACTACGGCATCCCGGTCGAAGTCGCCAAGGCGGTCGGCAGTCTGTGGGAGACGGCGATGAAAGAGAACGGCGAGCAGTCGGATTTCACGGAGCTCGCCAAGACCGTCGAGAAGCGCGCAGGCGTGACGATGAGGGCGGCGAAGAAGGCTTGA